The following proteins come from a genomic window of Flavobacterium crocinum:
- the pckA gene encoding phosphoenolpyruvate carboxykinase (ATP) — protein MDTNTVFAQSISLKDLGIENAKVRYQLSADELHAITLQSGQGVENSTGALAINTGEFTGRSPQDRFIVKDDITKDQVWWGNVNIPFEPQAFEKLYNKVTAFLSNKEEVFVRDSYVCSDANYRLNVRVVTETAWSNLFCYNMFLRPEESELANFTPEWTVVCAPSFMADPAIDGTRQSNFAILDFTKKIALIGGTGYTGEMKKGIFSALNFILPVFKNTLPMHCSANVGEDGDTAIFFGLSGTGKTTLSADPERKLIGDDEHGWTNENTVFNFEGGCYAKVINLTEENEPDIFRAIKKGALLENVVFKAGTNEVDYDDVSITQNTRVSYPITHIDNVQPGLVGHNPKNIFFLTADSFGILPPISKLTPGQAAYHFISGYTAKVAGTEAGVTEPQPNFSACFGAPFMPLHPTRYAEMLSKKMKDAGVKVWLINTGWTGGPYGTGSRMKLKYTRAMITAALKGELDNVEYVDHKVFGLAKPQSCPNVPEEILNPRNTWEDKDLYDKKALELAQKFKANFAKFEEFANAEILAGAPITE, from the coding sequence ATGGACACTAATACAGTTTTCGCGCAATCGATTTCGTTAAAAGACTTAGGAATTGAAAATGCAAAAGTTCGTTACCAACTATCTGCAGATGAATTACATGCTATTACTTTGCAGTCAGGGCAAGGTGTCGAAAATTCTACAGGAGCGTTAGCAATTAATACAGGCGAATTTACAGGCCGTTCTCCGCAAGATCGTTTTATCGTAAAAGATGATATCACCAAAGATCAGGTTTGGTGGGGAAATGTAAATATCCCGTTTGAACCACAGGCTTTTGAAAAGCTTTATAATAAAGTAACAGCATTTTTATCTAACAAAGAAGAAGTTTTTGTTCGTGATTCTTATGTATGTTCTGATGCCAATTACAGACTGAATGTTCGTGTTGTAACCGAAACAGCCTGGTCAAATTTGTTTTGTTACAATATGTTCTTACGTCCGGAAGAGTCGGAACTGGCTAATTTTACTCCGGAATGGACAGTAGTTTGTGCTCCAAGTTTTATGGCAGATCCTGCTATAGACGGAACACGTCAGTCTAATTTTGCGATTTTAGATTTTACAAAAAAAATCGCTTTAATTGGAGGAACAGGTTATACCGGAGAAATGAAAAAAGGAATTTTCTCTGCATTGAACTTTATTCTTCCGGTTTTTAAAAATACACTTCCAATGCACTGCAGCGCCAATGTTGGGGAAGATGGTGATACAGCAATTTTCTTCGGATTATCAGGAACTGGTAAAACAACTTTATCTGCTGATCCGGAACGTAAATTAATCGGAGACGACGAACACGGCTGGACAAACGAAAATACGGTTTTCAATTTTGAAGGCGGTTGTTATGCTAAAGTAATCAACTTAACAGAAGAAAATGAACCAGACATTTTTAGAGCAATCAAAAAAGGAGCTCTTTTAGAAAATGTGGTTTTCAAAGCAGGAACAAACGAAGTAGATTACGACGATGTTTCAATCACACAAAATACTCGTGTAAGTTACCCAATTACTCATATTGACAATGTACAGCCAGGTTTGGTTGGACACAACCCAAAAAATATATTTTTCTTAACGGCTGATTCTTTCGGAATTTTGCCTCCAATTTCAAAATTAACTCCAGGTCAGGCAGCTTACCACTTTATTTCCGGATATACGGCAAAAGTTGCCGGAACAGAAGCAGGTGTAACAGAGCCTCAGCCTAATTTCTCTGCTTGTTTTGGAGCACCATTTATGCCTTTGCACCCAACGCGTTATGCTGAAATGTTGAGCAAAAAAATGAAAGATGCAGGCGTAAAAGTTTGGTTGATCAACACAGGTTGGACAGGTGGCCCTTACGGAACAGGAAGTCGTATGAAACTAAAATATACTCGTGCTATGATTACTGCTGCTTTAAAAGGCGAATTAGACAATGTAGAGTATGTAGATCACAAAGTATTCGGATTAGCAAAACCACAATCTTGCCCTAATGTTCCAGAAGAAATTCTAAATCCTAGAAATACTTGGGAAGACAAAGATTTATATGATAAAAAGGCGTTAGAATTAGCTCAGAAATTCAAAGCTAACTTCGCCAAATTTGAAGAGTTTGCAAATGCTGAAATCTTAGCAGGTGCACCTATTACAGAATAA
- a CDS encoding saccharopine dehydrogenase family protein, giving the protein MRNVLIIGAGRSASSLIRYLLSKSNEEKLHITVADLSLELAKVKTHNHPNATPLALDIFNAEERKTAIQNASIIISMLPAHLHIEIAKDCLEFKKHLVTASYISDAMQALNDEAIKNNLIFMNEIGLDPGIDHMSAMKVIDEIRAKGGKMLLFESFCGGLVAPESDNNLWNYKFTWAPRNVVLAGQGGAAKFIQEGTYKYIPYSALFRRTEFLEVEGYGKFEAYSNRDSLKYRSIYGLDDILTLYRGTIRRVGFSRAWNMFVQLGMTDDSYVIEGSENMSYRQFINSFLPYHPTDSVEIKTRLILKIDQDDIMWDKLLELDLFNPNKKVNLPNATPAQILQKILTDSWALEPHDKDMIVMYHKFGYELNGEKKQIDSKMVCIGEDQTYTAMAKTVGLPVAIATLLILNGKITTPGVQLPIKKEVYEPILKELEEYGVIFNEQKVPYFGYNPDLF; this is encoded by the coding sequence ATGAGAAACGTTTTAATAATTGGAGCAGGAAGATCTGCCTCGTCATTGATTCGATATTTATTATCCAAATCTAATGAAGAAAAACTGCATATAACTGTAGCCGATCTTTCATTGGAGTTAGCGAAAGTGAAAACGCACAATCATCCAAATGCTACTCCGCTTGCCTTAGATATTTTTAATGCTGAAGAAAGAAAAACGGCAATTCAAAATGCTTCAATAATTATTTCGATGCTTCCGGCACATTTGCATATCGAAATCGCAAAAGACTGTCTAGAATTTAAAAAACATTTGGTTACTGCTTCTTATATCAGCGATGCGATGCAGGCTCTGAATGATGAAGCCATAAAAAACAATCTGATTTTCATGAACGAAATTGGTCTTGATCCGGGAATCGACCACATGAGCGCCATGAAAGTAATTGACGAAATTAGAGCAAAAGGCGGTAAAATGCTGTTGTTTGAATCTTTCTGCGGCGGACTTGTAGCGCCTGAATCTGACAATAATTTGTGGAATTATAAATTTACTTGGGCACCAAGAAATGTAGTTTTGGCCGGACAAGGCGGAGCTGCAAAGTTTATTCAGGAAGGCACTTATAAATACATTCCGTACAGCGCTTTATTTAGAAGAACTGAATTTCTGGAAGTAGAAGGCTACGGAAAATTCGAAGCTTATTCTAACCGTGATTCCCTTAAATACAGATCGATTTACGGTTTAGATGATATTCTGACTTTATATCGAGGAACTATTCGAAGAGTTGGTTTTTCAAGAGCTTGGAACATGTTTGTACAACTCGGAATGACCGATGATAGTTATGTCATTGAAGGCTCTGAGAACATGAGTTACCGTCAGTTTATCAATTCTTTTCTTCCTTATCATCCCACAGATTCTGTAGAAATCAAAACCCGATTGATCTTAAAAATCGATCAGGACGATATTATGTGGGACAAACTTTTGGAACTGGATTTATTTAACCCAAATAAAAAAGTAAATCTTCCGAATGCCACACCAGCCCAGATTTTGCAAAAAATCTTAACCGACAGCTGGGCTTTAGAACCACACGATAAAGATATGATTGTGATGTATCATAAATTTGGATACGAACTGAATGGCGAAAAGAAACAAATCGATTCGAAAATGGTCTGCATTGGCGAAGACCAAACGTATACTGCAATGGCAAAAACAGTTGGACTTCCGGTTGCAATTGCGACACTGTTAATCTTAAACGGAAAAATCACAACACCAGGCGTTCAGCTTCCAATAAAAAAAGAAGTTTACGAACCTATTTTGAAAGAATTAGAAGAGTACGGAGTTATTTTCAACGAACAAAAAGTACCTTACTTTGGATACAATCCGGATTTATTTTAG
- a CDS encoding DUF4280 domain-containing protein — MPEKITEKAILICNKGAKPSELKVTSQDFCVAENKLIATENDKQAETNIPSFSACSITRSQCNPAVIKWENTAEKDTINDYKILTDKSTCECSIGGKISVQFKGYNEKHNLV; from the coding sequence ATGCCAGAAAAAATAACAGAAAAAGCAATTCTAATCTGCAATAAAGGTGCAAAACCTAGCGAGCTAAAAGTAACAAGCCAAGATTTTTGTGTGGCAGAAAACAAGTTAATTGCGACAGAAAATGATAAACAAGCCGAAACTAATATTCCTAGTTTTAGTGCTTGCAGTATTACAAGAAGTCAATGCAATCCTGCTGTAATTAAATGGGAGAATACAGCAGAAAAAGATACAATTAATGATTATAAAATTCTTACGGATAAGTCTACTTGTGAGTGTAGTATAGGGGGTAAAATCTCCGTTCAGTTTAAAGGATATAATGAAAAACATAATCTTGTTTGA
- a CDS encoding contractile injection system protein, VgrG/Pvc8 family, with amino-acid sequence MALQTITTIKIGQTVVTNFSYLKVVQKIHDHHTFSLEVRQDFLVGEFKSVMPVSQQIYGEKISIEIKPIDGLNDAMIIADPKNYVMQFYGIVTGVSMKKSCIDDIEESFLIEGYSTSCMLENGLESNSFTAMTLSEIVNKVVSGYNIDMQVRPFYNEILSYTVQYNESSFAFLNRLAMRYGQYFYDNGRVLIFGDSSGVVQPHLIYGVNMQEFSYSIKLLPTSFSVIENDNREGGYSTNNTLDHRKELGGFHQDFVNKSNSVFNKKTIIQLNQNAVGGYGSNTSAVYTQNKMRAVLSSLMEVTASSEVPGVTVGNTVKISGVDIQQESAYRVTEVVHTCDDGGGYENHFKAVNTSSSVFSPNTNPDLVPYCNSQTAVVTANSDPDGLSAVKVQMPWQEVKGETTPYIPLLQEYGGNGRGRHILPEIGDTVLVDFQGNNAELPIVVGTITSRKEKSGYSTPNNDIKALHTRSNNMLVLNDAQGSMLLQDSVKSFIEFDGNRRIELNTDIFEINVKRLIINASQSTEITTNDYVLNALSQIYIFSKTMQQKISGFMNLFSGTALINSNDKIDIEAKVTKLHGKEKVLLHSDKEAIVNSTGTAKMHGTEGNSLTNTAKTFDTAPTETIALAVVYFRPLLSWQGEYGFDWLREADNGLADPNDPAYAGIIDGGYRDGLSDYTSGATGTAYAHLKTEYENITITRKPMPAGTPAPAIIPSSDYYVPYLTLFSEEFVNLMPSSVVNKPKYEVELKVLVEIEEESEKLEFDFDNTLFTIDKITLQDKIKTTGLVNSADGTVKIKCLKDLTSDKEIRIYVYPKGSATKTPPQQLMERKLAGKIVVLKNDSTVRIEEKIVLSAVKSNVNGTVRIGAFTPSELTGLYNTLHQALIVPIIVEEKINILDLSSNADFKSGGRYIDASNRLNMINLSTGDTIKPTFQEMRNLFLNNPANAIYKAENYYTIFSSLMIANYPSAIGCVEDIGVHNAIMLLGRRDTTLPHEAIHGLGLNHTHKDSSPITETTRKYNFNIRTTTNVISYAPIRTTLWKWQWQIINANIA; translated from the coding sequence ATGGCTTTACAAACTATTACCACAATAAAAATTGGACAAACCGTAGTTACCAATTTTAGCTACTTAAAAGTTGTACAAAAAATTCACGATCATCATACTTTTTCTCTAGAAGTTCGACAGGATTTCTTGGTAGGAGAATTTAAAAGTGTTATGCCGGTTTCACAGCAAATATACGGCGAGAAAATAAGTATCGAAATAAAACCTATTGATGGACTTAATGATGCTATGATTATTGCAGACCCTAAAAATTATGTCATGCAGTTTTATGGTATAGTTACAGGAGTGAGCATGAAAAAATCATGCATTGACGATATCGAAGAAAGCTTTTTGATAGAAGGATATAGTACCTCTTGTATGTTAGAAAACGGACTCGAATCAAACTCTTTTACGGCAATGACATTAAGTGAAATTGTGAACAAAGTAGTATCAGGTTACAACATCGATATGCAGGTGCGTCCCTTTTATAATGAAATACTTTCGTATACCGTACAATATAACGAAAGCTCTTTTGCTTTTCTAAACCGTCTGGCAATGCGCTATGGTCAGTATTTTTACGACAACGGCAGAGTTTTGATTTTTGGAGACTCTTCTGGTGTCGTCCAGCCTCATCTAATTTACGGAGTAAACATGCAGGAGTTTAGCTATAGCATTAAACTTTTGCCAACTTCTTTTTCCGTTATAGAAAACGACAATCGAGAAGGCGGTTACAGTACAAATAATACCTTAGACCATCGAAAAGAACTGGGAGGTTTTCATCAAGATTTTGTCAATAAATCTAATTCTGTTTTTAATAAAAAAACAATCATACAGCTTAATCAAAATGCTGTTGGCGGATATGGAAGCAATACTAGTGCAGTATATACCCAAAATAAAATGCGTGCTGTTTTAAGCAGTTTAATGGAGGTAACAGCTTCGAGTGAGGTTCCGGGAGTTACGGTGGGAAACACTGTAAAAATAAGCGGTGTTGATATACAGCAGGAAAGCGCTTATCGCGTAACCGAAGTTGTGCATACCTGCGATGATGGTGGCGGTTACGAGAATCATTTTAAAGCAGTAAATACTAGTAGCTCTGTATTTTCGCCTAATACAAATCCTGATTTAGTACCTTATTGCAACAGTCAGACTGCAGTGGTTACCGCCAATTCAGATCCTGACGGACTCAGTGCTGTAAAAGTGCAGATGCCGTGGCAGGAAGTAAAAGGGGAGACAACTCCCTACATACCATTACTGCAAGAATACGGAGGAAACGGCAGAGGAAGACATATACTACCCGAAATAGGCGATACCGTTTTGGTAGATTTTCAAGGGAACAATGCCGAACTGCCTATTGTAGTAGGAACCATAACCAGCCGAAAAGAAAAAAGTGGTTACAGTACACCAAACAATGATATTAAAGCATTGCATACCAGAAGCAATAATATGTTGGTGTTAAATGATGCTCAAGGAAGCATGTTATTGCAAGACTCTGTCAAAAGTTTTATTGAATTTGATGGCAATAGAAGAATCGAATTAAATACCGATATTTTTGAAATTAATGTTAAAAGACTGATTATAAATGCATCACAAAGTACAGAAATTACGACAAACGACTACGTGCTAAATGCTCTAAGTCAAATTTACATTTTTAGTAAAACCATGCAACAGAAAATATCTGGCTTTATGAACCTGTTTAGTGGTACAGCACTTATAAACAGCAATGATAAAATAGATATTGAAGCAAAAGTAACTAAACTACATGGTAAAGAAAAGGTTCTCTTACATTCAGATAAAGAAGCAATTGTAAACAGTACAGGAACGGCAAAAATGCATGGCACAGAAGGAAACAGTCTTACTAATACAGCAAAAACTTTTGATACAGCACCTACAGAAACCATAGCTTTAGCAGTTGTTTATTTTAGACCGTTACTATCATGGCAAGGCGAATATGGCTTTGATTGGTTAAGAGAAGCTGATAATGGTTTAGCTGATCCAAACGATCCTGCGTATGCTGGTATTATAGATGGGGGATACAGGGATGGTTTGAGCGATTATACGTCTGGAGCTACAGGAACGGCTTATGCACATTTAAAAACGGAGTATGAAAATATTACTATTACAAGAAAACCGATGCCAGCTGGTACTCCTGCGCCAGCAATTATACCCTCTTCAGATTATTACGTTCCTTATCTTACTTTGTTTTCTGAAGAGTTTGTAAATTTAATGCCCTCATCAGTAGTTAACAAGCCAAAATATGAAGTAGAGTTAAAAGTATTAGTTGAGATTGAGGAAGAAAGCGAAAAATTAGAATTTGATTTTGATAATACGTTATTTACTATTGATAAAATAACTCTTCAAGATAAAATTAAAACAACTGGATTAGTGAATTCTGCTGATGGCACTGTGAAAATTAAATGCCTTAAAGATCTAACAAGTGATAAAGAAATTAGAATTTATGTTTATCCAAAAGGGAGTGCCACAAAAACACCTCCGCAACAGTTGATGGAAAGAAAACTAGCAGGGAAGATAGTAGTACTTAAAAATGATAGCACTGTCAGAATAGAAGAAAAAATTGTATTGTCAGCGGTTAAATCTAATGTAAATGGTACGGTGAGAATAGGAGCGTTTACTCCATCTGAACTAACAGGACTGTATAATACACTGCATCAGGCCTTAATTGTTCCTATAATAGTAGAGGAAAAAATTAATATTTTAGACTTGTCTTCTAATGCTGATTTTAAATCCGGCGGAAGGTATATTGATGCATCTAATCGTTTAAATATGATAAATTTAAGTACGGGTGATACAATAAAACCAACGTTTCAGGAAATGAGAAATCTATTTTTGAACAACCCAGCTAACGCGATTTATAAGGCAGAAAACTATTATACCATTTTTAGTTCCTTAATGATCGCCAATTACCCTAGTGCAATTGGTTGTGTTGAAGATATTGGAGTACACAATGCAATTATGCTTTTAGGAAGAAGAGACACAACTTTACCACATGAAGCAATACATGGTTTAGGCCTAAATCATACCCATAAAGATTCGAGTCCTATAACAGAAACAACTAGAAAGTATAACTTTAATATAAGAACCACCACGAATGTTATCAGCTATGCACCTATACGAACTACATTATGGAAATGGCAATGGCAAATCATTAATGCAAATATTGCTTAA
- a CDS encoding phytase: MKNKSLVALLLLSISFTACKDDKLAPIQPNAVKPTVVTEALPHDTDDPSIWINPTDASKSIIVGTDKDTDGGLYAFDLNGKILKKSIPLKRPNNVDIAYGLIIDGKKVDVAVTTERESNKIRIFSLPDLEPIDNGGIEVFAGETQRDPMGISLYTRPSDGKIFAIVGRKTGPSGSYLWQYELSANGKFAAAKVVRKFGTYSGKKEIEAIAVDNELGFVYYCDEQVGIRKYKADPALNDNKELAFFGQKDFKADHEGIAIYKKTDSTGYILVSNQQANSFMVYPREGANGNPNNHPLLAEVPTSTIECDGADVTSVDLGPKFKNGLFVAMSNGMTFHYYTWDLIQKRIDEAKK, encoded by the coding sequence ATGAAAAATAAATCTTTAGTTGCTCTTTTACTTTTAAGCATTTCATTCACAGCTTGTAAAGACGATAAATTAGCACCAATTCAGCCCAATGCTGTAAAACCAACAGTAGTTACAGAAGCTTTACCTCACGATACAGATGATCCTTCTATTTGGATCAATCCAACAGATGCTTCAAAAAGTATTATTGTGGGAACAGATAAAGACACAGACGGAGGTTTGTACGCTTTTGATTTGAATGGAAAAATCCTTAAAAAATCAATCCCGTTAAAACGTCCAAACAATGTTGATATCGCTTACGGGTTGATCATTGATGGAAAAAAAGTAGACGTTGCAGTTACAACAGAACGTGAAAGCAACAAAATCAGAATTTTCAGTTTACCGGATTTAGAACCAATTGATAACGGCGGAATTGAAGTTTTTGCAGGAGAAACACAACGTGATCCAATGGGAATTTCTTTATATACTCGCCCAAGTGACGGAAAGATTTTCGCTATTGTTGGAAGAAAAACAGGACCTTCCGGAAGTTATTTATGGCAGTATGAACTTTCTGCAAACGGAAAATTTGCTGCTGCAAAAGTGGTTCGTAAATTCGGAACTTACAGCGGAAAGAAAGAAATCGAAGCAATTGCAGTCGATAACGAATTAGGTTTTGTGTATTACTGTGACGAACAAGTTGGAATTAGAAAATACAAAGCAGATCCGGCTTTAAATGATAATAAGGAATTAGCTTTCTTTGGTCAGAAAGATTTCAAGGCAGATCACGAAGGAATTGCGATTTACAAAAAAACAGATTCTACAGGATATATTTTAGTATCTAACCAACAGGCGAATTCTTTTATGGTTTATCCAAGAGAAGGTGCAAACGGAAATCCAAACAACCATCCATTATTAGCTGAAGTACCAACTTCAACAATCGAATGTGATGGTGCTGATGTGACAAGCGTAGATTTAGGTCCAAAATTCAAAAACGGACTTTTCGTAGCGATGAGCAACGGAATGACTTTCCATTACTACACTTGGGATTTGATCCAAAAACGCATCGACGAAGCAAAGAAATAA
- a CDS encoding TonB-dependent receptor, protein MKKFYLLTAFFLFAFTGFAQKAIISGKILDADDKLPLPGAMVQIVGEKKYTVSDYNGRFELLNINEGTYKVEVKYIGYTTLSQEIKVEQGKNNVIDFALKASENELKEVVVGDILKGQAKALNQQKNNKNIGNVISSDQMGRFPDANVGDALKRVPGITMQNDQGEARNIIIRGLAPSLNSVTLNGDRIPSAEGDNRNVQMDLIPSDMISTIEVNKTLTSDMDADAIGGSVNLITRATPNGERISATLAGGYLPIRDHASYTAGFVYGNRFIDNKLGVVVSGSYNNVDYGSDNIENEWVKDDFGNEYLQASEIRKYDVQRIRRSGSIALDYKFNENNTIFANAIYNWRDDRENRFRTTIDDIEPIYNGEEITGFEGRVKRQTKGGLDNSRNKNRRLEDQRVQNYSLRGEHLINSTLDLDWSANYAKAREYRPGERYIEYRQKGLDVFENLTDPRFPLVTTAGESTDEFKFDSVTENTDETSESEFGAKVNIRFPFSVIAGEKGRLRTGLRLRLKEKERNNMFYSYTPLNDDMELLSQVPTSYFDGKDFNPGSKYVPGTFASANYLGGLDLNNSTLFEKETDPAEYLAVNYNAKERITAAYVRWDQDFNDKLSMVMGVRVENTHIDYTGNRVLDEEELESKINNTNSYTNVLPSISFQYNATKDLVLRAAATTALARPNYYALAPYVNNIAADKEITAGNPDLDATYSYNYDFMAENYFKSVGLISGGVFYKRLNDFIYNYSDNQYTDAKFAADFPNQTNPIPAGENWSFLQSRNGDKVDVYGFEVAFQRQLDFLPGKFLKGFGIYLNYTYTQSKARGIADEDGNERNNISLPGTTPHMFNGSLSWENKRFSARISTNFTSDYLDELGSESYKDSYYDKQFFLDANASYKITPKLRFFAEANNLTNQPLRYYQGVAAHTKQAEYYQPRYNFGLKLDL, encoded by the coding sequence ATGAAAAAATTCTATCTATTAACAGCATTCTTTTTATTCGCCTTTACAGGTTTTGCTCAGAAAGCTATCATATCCGGAAAGATATTAGATGCCGATGACAAGCTGCCTCTTCCTGGAGCAATGGTTCAAATTGTAGGCGAGAAAAAATACACCGTTTCTGATTATAACGGACGTTTCGAATTATTGAATATTAACGAAGGAACTTATAAAGTTGAAGTAAAATATATTGGATATACTACTTTATCTCAGGAAATAAAAGTAGAACAAGGAAAAAACAATGTAATTGATTTTGCTCTTAAAGCTTCTGAAAATGAACTGAAAGAAGTTGTTGTCGGAGACATCTTAAAAGGTCAGGCAAAAGCACTGAATCAGCAGAAAAACAATAAAAATATCGGAAACGTAATTTCTTCTGATCAAATGGGACGTTTCCCGGATGCGAACGTGGGAGATGCTTTGAAACGTGTTCCGGGTATCACAATGCAGAATGACCAGGGTGAAGCTCGTAACATTATCATTAGAGGTTTAGCACCGTCTTTGAACTCTGTTACTTTAAATGGTGACCGTATTCCATCTGCCGAAGGAGACAACAGAAACGTACAAATGGACTTAATTCCGTCTGATATGATTTCTACAATTGAAGTAAACAAAACCCTTACTTCTGATATGGATGCAGACGCGATTGGAGGTTCTGTAAACTTAATTACAAGAGCAACTCCAAACGGAGAAAGAATTTCTGCAACTCTTGCGGGAGGATATTTACCAATTCGTGACCACGCTTCTTATACAGCAGGTTTCGTTTACGGTAATCGTTTTATTGACAATAAATTAGGAGTTGTAGTAAGCGGTTCTTACAACAATGTTGATTATGGTTCTGATAACATCGAAAACGAATGGGTTAAAGATGATTTTGGAAACGAATATTTACAAGCTTCAGAAATTAGAAAATATGATGTACAACGTATTCGTCGTAGCGGATCTATTGCTTTAGATTATAAATTCAACGAAAACAATACCATTTTTGCTAATGCAATCTACAACTGGAGAGATGACAGAGAAAATCGTTTCAGAACGACTATCGATGATATTGAACCAATTTATAATGGTGAAGAAATCACTGGTTTCGAAGGTCGTGTAAAACGTCAGACAAAAGGTGGTTTAGACAACAGCCGTAACAAAAATAGAAGATTAGAAGATCAAAGAGTTCAAAATTACTCTCTTCGCGGAGAACATTTAATTAACTCTACTTTAGATTTAGACTGGTCTGCTAACTATGCAAAAGCAAGAGAATATCGTCCGGGTGAACGTTATATCGAATACCGTCAAAAAGGTCTTGATGTATTTGAAAACTTAACAGATCCAAGATTTCCGTTAGTTACTACAGCAGGAGAATCTACAGATGAATTTAAATTTGACTCTGTTACTGAAAACACAGACGAAACTAGCGAAAGCGAATTTGGTGCAAAAGTAAACATCCGTTTCCCGTTCTCTGTAATTGCAGGAGAAAAAGGAAGATTGAGAACTGGTCTTAGACTTCGTTTAAAAGAAAAAGAAAGAAACAATATGTTCTATTCTTATACGCCGTTAAATGATGATATGGAATTATTATCACAAGTTCCAACAAGTTATTTTGATGGAAAAGATTTTAATCCGGGAAGTAAATATGTACCGGGAACTTTTGCTTCTGCAAACTACTTAGGAGGTTTAGATTTAAACAACTCTACATTATTTGAAAAAGAAACTGATCCAGCTGAATATTTAGCGGTAAATTATAATGCTAAAGAAAGAATCACTGCTGCTTATGTAAGATGGGATCAGGATTTTAATGATAAACTTTCTATGGTAATGGGGGTTCGTGTTGAAAATACTCATATCGATTATACAGGAAACCGTGTATTAGATGAAGAAGAATTAGAAAGCAAAATCAACAATACGAACTCTTACACAAATGTATTGCCAAGTATTTCATTCCAATACAACGCAACAAAAGATTTAGTTTTAAGAGCTGCTGCTACAACGGCTTTAGCAAGACCAAACTATTACGCTTTAGCTCCTTACGTAAATAACATTGCTGCTGATAAAGAAATTACAGCTGGTAATCCGGATCTTGATGCAACGTATTCATACAACTATGATTTCATGGCAGAGAACTATTTCAAATCTGTTGGTTTGATTTCCGGAGGTGTTTTCTACAAAAGATTAAATGATTTCATTTACAACTACAGCGACAATCAATATACTGATGCGAAATTTGCTGCAGATTTCCCAAATCAGACAAACCCAATTCCAGCGGGAGAAAACTGGTCATTTTTACAATCAAGAAACGGAGACAAAGTAGACGTTTACGGATTTGAGGTTGCTTTCCAGCGTCAGTTGGATTTCCTTCCTGGTAAATTCTTAAAAGGTTTTGGTATCTATTTGAACTATACTTATACACAGTCTAAAGCTAGAGGAATTGCTGACGAAGACGGAAACGAAAGAAACAACATCAGTCTTCCGGGAACAACACCACACATGTTTAACGGATCTTTATCCTGGGAAAACAAACGTTTTTCGGCAAGAATCTCAACAAACTTTACATCTGATTATTTAGATGAATTAGGTTCTGAGTCTTACAAAGACAGTTACTATGATAAGCAGTTTTTCTTAGATGCTAATGCTTCTTATAAAATTACTCCAAAACTTCGCTTTTTCGCTGAAGCTAATAACTTAACAAACCAGCCGTTACGTTACTACCAAGGAGTTGCTGCACATACAAAACAAGCGGAATACTACCAGCCTCGTTACAATTTCGGATTGAAACTAGACTTGTAA
- a CDS encoding DUF423 domain-containing protein, protein MKRKLVLTGAFIGMLAIILGAFGAHLLKKYLSVDQLNTFEVGVRYQMYHALFLLFLSTQKEIAEKTLKSIYNLVVAGVILFSGSIYLVATKDYTLFYSKIIVFATPIGGFLLIIGWALLFFAILKRKS, encoded by the coding sequence ATGAAAAGAAAACTTGTTCTTACTGGAGCTTTTATTGGGATGTTAGCTATTATTTTGGGTGCTTTTGGAGCTCATTTATTAAAAAAATATCTTTCAGTTGATCAGTTAAATACTTTTGAAGTTGGTGTTCGTTACCAAATGTATCATGCTCTTTTTCTTCTCTTCTTATCTACTCAAAAAGAAATTGCCGAAAAAACATTAAAATCAATCTACAATTTAGTAGTTGCCGGGGTTATTCTTTTTAGCGGTTCTATCTATTTAGTGGCCACAAAGGACTATACTTTGTTTTATTCTAAAATTATCGTATTCGCAACTCCAATCGGTGGTTTTCTATTAATTATTGGCTGGGCGCTATTATTCTTTGCAATTTTGAAGAGAAAATCATAA